In one Arenibacter antarcticus genomic region, the following are encoded:
- a CDS encoding pyruvate kinase, protein MLKVGDKLYNVSQNGFSDFMRYTFSEVVRLTKTLAILENGERIRNIKTTSALDNDFCYSQANNRWVYWYLVSEEILQRAEAENEKIAVRDWFADRSFSLEEKRMIYRLFKEKGILSNNENPKEHSLDPFQ, encoded by the coding sequence ATGCTAAAAGTAGGCGATAAGCTATATAATGTTAGTCAGAATGGATTCAGCGATTTTATGCGATATACCTTTTCTGAAGTTGTGCGATTGACTAAAACCTTGGCTATTTTGGAAAATGGTGAAAGAATAAGAAATATCAAGACTACCTCGGCGCTAGATAACGATTTTTGTTATTCCCAGGCCAACAACCGATGGGTTTACTGGTATTTGGTTTCCGAAGAAATACTGCAGAGAGCAGAAGCGGAAAATGAAAAAATAGCCGTGAGGGATTGGTTTGCTGATCGCTCCTTTAGTTTGGAAGAAAAGAGAATGATCTATAGGCTGTTCAAAGAAAAGGGAATATTGAGCAATAATGAAAACCCCAAGGAACACTCTTTAGATCCTTTTCAATAG